One region of Primulina tabacum isolate GXHZ01 chromosome 1, ASM2559414v2, whole genome shotgun sequence genomic DNA includes:
- the LOC142545844 gene encoding BTB/POZ domain-containing protein At1g03010-like isoform X2: MSNRARRPISDVSSDLTIEVGTANFALHKFPLVSRSGRIRKLLLEVKDSKVSRLNLSGVPGGSQAFELAAKFCYGVNIEITLTNVAMLRCTAHFLEMVEEFSEKNLEFKTEVYLKDIVLPSISNSIYVLHNCENLLPISEEINLVNILIYSIANNACKEQLSSGLSKLEHNLPSKPSAENSADWWGKSLTMLSLDFFQRVLSAVKTKGLKQDIVCGILINYAQNSLHGLVVRNSQLVKGSISDLDLQKKQRVTIETAVGLLPSQSRKSSVPMAFLSSLLKSAVASSASTSCRTDLERRIGLQLDQAILEDILIPASSHGINHGPLYDVDSVLRIVSIFLNLDEDDDEDDHNQLRDESEMVYGFNSPGSPKQSSIIKVSKLLDSYLAEVALDSNLTPSKIIALAELLPDHARMVFDGLYRAVDIFLKVHPNIKDSERYRLCKTIDCQKLSQEACSHAAQNERLPVQIAVQVLYFEQIRLRNAMNGVGGHNQFFFGSMNGHQFPQRSGSGAGSGCISPRDNYASVRRENRELKLEVGRMRMRLTDLEKDHVSMKQELVKAHPANKLFKSFTKKLSKLHSLFRIKDKPIGGKPSSESRFFFQKRRRNSVS, from the exons ATGAGTAACAGAGCCCGCAG GCCGATATCTGATGTTTCCAGTGATCTAACCATTGAAGTTGGAACGGCAAATTTTGCTCTTCACAAA TTCCCTCTGGTTTCTCGAAGTGGTAGAATACGGAAATTATTGTTGGAAGTAAAAGATTCCAAAGTATCTAGGCTGAATCTCTCTGGTGTTCCTGGTGGATCACAGGCATTTGAGCTGGCTGCAAAGTTCTGTTATGGAGTAAACATCGAGATTACGCTAACAAACGTTGCTATGCTGCGGTGCACAGCACATTTTCTTGAAATGGTAGAAGAATTTTCGGAGAAAAATCTTGAATTCAAGACTGAAGTATACCTTAAGGATATTGTCCTCCCAAGTATATCAAACTCAATATATGTGCTTCATAACTGCGAAAATCTGTTACCGATATCTGAGGAGATTAATCTTgtcaatatattaatatattcgATTGCAAATAATGCATGTAAAGAGCAGCTAAGTTCAGGATTGTCTAAGCTGGAGCATAACTTACCATCAAAACCCAGCGCAGAAAATTCTGCAGATTGGTGGGGAAAGTCGCTCACGATGTTGAGCCTCGATTTTTTCCAAAGGGTTCTGTCAGCTGTCAAAACGAAGGGCTTGAAACAGGATATCGTATGTGGAATTTTGATAAATTATGCCCAGAACTCTCTTCATGGTCTCGTTGTCAGAAATTCTCAGTTAGTTAAAGGGAGTATCTCAGATCTCGATTTACAGAAGAAGCAACGAGTCACCATTGAAACGGCTGTCGGTTTACTACCATCCCAATCAAGAAAGAGCTCAGTTCCAATGGCGTTTCTTTCAAGTTTGTTGAAATCAGCAGTAGCATCATCGGCTTCCACATCATGCAGAACTGATCTTGAGCGGCGGATTGGTCTGCAATTGGACCAAGCAATTCTTGAAGATATTCTGATTCCTGCAAGTTCGCATGGAATCAACCACGGCCCCTTGTATGATGTAGATTCAGTCCTGAGGATTGTCTCAATTTTCTTGAATCTTGATGAGGATGATGACGAAGATGATCATAACCAGTTAAGGGATGAAAGTGAGATGGTCTATGGATTCAACAGCCCGGGATCGCCTAAACAAAGCTCGATCATTAAAGTCTCAAAACTGCTGGATAGTTATCTTGCAGAAGTTGCACTAGATTCAAACTTAACTCCATCAAAAATCATAGCACTTGCAGAATTACTTCCAGACCATGCTCGAATGGTATTCGATGGATTATACCGAGCTGTGGACATCTTTCTTAAG GTTCATCCAAACATAAAGGACTCGGAGAGATACAGGCTTTGTAAAACAATAGACTGCCAAAAACTCTCTCAGGAAGCCTGCAGCCATGCAGCTCAAAACGAACGGCTACCAGTGCAGATTGCAGTTCAAGTGCTATATTTTGAACAAATCAGATTAAGGAACGCCATGAATGGAGTCGGGGGGCACAACCAGTTTTTCTTTGGGTCAATGAACGGACATCAATTTCCCCAGCGTTCTGGTAGTGGTGCAGGAAGTGGATGCATATCACCTAGAGATAACTACGCTTCAGTCAGAAGGGAAAACCGTGAACTAAAGCTCGAAGTTGGAAGAATGAGAATGAGGCTAACCGATCTTGAAAAAGATCACGTCTCCATGAAACAAGAACTTGTGAAAGCACACCCGGCCAACAAGTTATTCAAGTCATTTACTAAGAAGCTAAGCAAGCTCCATTCCTTGTTCCGGATCAAAGATAAGCCTATAGGGGGCAAGCCTAGTTCTGAAAGTCGGTTTTTTTTCCAGAAGAGAAGACGTAATTCTGTGTCTTGA
- the LOC142545844 gene encoding BTB/POZ domain-containing protein At1g03010-like isoform X3, translated as MGTHVPISDVSSDLTIEVGTANFALHKFPLVSRSGRIRKLLLEVKDSKVSRLNLSGVPGGSQAFELAAKFCYGVNIEITLTNVAMLRCTAHFLEMVEEFSEKNLEFKTEVYLKDIVLPSISNSIYVLHNCENLLPISEEINLVNILIYSIANNACKEQLSSGLSKLEHNLPSKPSAENSADWWGKSLTMLSLDFFQRVLSAVKTKGLKQDIVCGILINYAQNSLHGLVVRNSQLVKGSISDLDLQKKQRVTIETAVGLLPSQSRKSSVPMAFLSSLLKSAVASSASTSCRTDLERRIGLQLDQAILEDILIPASSHGINHGPLYDVDSVLRIVSIFLNLDEDDDEDDHNQLRDESEMVYGFNSPGSPKQSSIIKVSKLLDSYLAEVALDSNLTPSKIIALAELLPDHARMVFDGLYRAVDIFLKVHPNIKDSERYRLCKTIDCQKLSQEACSHAAQNERLPVQIAVQVLYFEQIRLRNAMNGVGGHNQFFFGSMNGHQFPQRSGSGAGSGCISPRDNYASVRRENRELKLEVGRMRMRLTDLEKDHVSMKQELVKAHPANKLFKSFTKKLSKLHSLFRIKDKPIGGKPSSESRFFFQKRRRNSVS; from the exons ATGGGGACGCATGT GCCGATATCTGATGTTTCCAGTGATCTAACCATTGAAGTTGGAACGGCAAATTTTGCTCTTCACAAA TTCCCTCTGGTTTCTCGAAGTGGTAGAATACGGAAATTATTGTTGGAAGTAAAAGATTCCAAAGTATCTAGGCTGAATCTCTCTGGTGTTCCTGGTGGATCACAGGCATTTGAGCTGGCTGCAAAGTTCTGTTATGGAGTAAACATCGAGATTACGCTAACAAACGTTGCTATGCTGCGGTGCACAGCACATTTTCTTGAAATGGTAGAAGAATTTTCGGAGAAAAATCTTGAATTCAAGACTGAAGTATACCTTAAGGATATTGTCCTCCCAAGTATATCAAACTCAATATATGTGCTTCATAACTGCGAAAATCTGTTACCGATATCTGAGGAGATTAATCTTgtcaatatattaatatattcgATTGCAAATAATGCATGTAAAGAGCAGCTAAGTTCAGGATTGTCTAAGCTGGAGCATAACTTACCATCAAAACCCAGCGCAGAAAATTCTGCAGATTGGTGGGGAAAGTCGCTCACGATGTTGAGCCTCGATTTTTTCCAAAGGGTTCTGTCAGCTGTCAAAACGAAGGGCTTGAAACAGGATATCGTATGTGGAATTTTGATAAATTATGCCCAGAACTCTCTTCATGGTCTCGTTGTCAGAAATTCTCAGTTAGTTAAAGGGAGTATCTCAGATCTCGATTTACAGAAGAAGCAACGAGTCACCATTGAAACGGCTGTCGGTTTACTACCATCCCAATCAAGAAAGAGCTCAGTTCCAATGGCGTTTCTTTCAAGTTTGTTGAAATCAGCAGTAGCATCATCGGCTTCCACATCATGCAGAACTGATCTTGAGCGGCGGATTGGTCTGCAATTGGACCAAGCAATTCTTGAAGATATTCTGATTCCTGCAAGTTCGCATGGAATCAACCACGGCCCCTTGTATGATGTAGATTCAGTCCTGAGGATTGTCTCAATTTTCTTGAATCTTGATGAGGATGATGACGAAGATGATCATAACCAGTTAAGGGATGAAAGTGAGATGGTCTATGGATTCAACAGCCCGGGATCGCCTAAACAAAGCTCGATCATTAAAGTCTCAAAACTGCTGGATAGTTATCTTGCAGAAGTTGCACTAGATTCAAACTTAACTCCATCAAAAATCATAGCACTTGCAGAATTACTTCCAGACCATGCTCGAATGGTATTCGATGGATTATACCGAGCTGTGGACATCTTTCTTAAG GTTCATCCAAACATAAAGGACTCGGAGAGATACAGGCTTTGTAAAACAATAGACTGCCAAAAACTCTCTCAGGAAGCCTGCAGCCATGCAGCTCAAAACGAACGGCTACCAGTGCAGATTGCAGTTCAAGTGCTATATTTTGAACAAATCAGATTAAGGAACGCCATGAATGGAGTCGGGGGGCACAACCAGTTTTTCTTTGGGTCAATGAACGGACATCAATTTCCCCAGCGTTCTGGTAGTGGTGCAGGAAGTGGATGCATATCACCTAGAGATAACTACGCTTCAGTCAGAAGGGAAAACCGTGAACTAAAGCTCGAAGTTGGAAGAATGAGAATGAGGCTAACCGATCTTGAAAAAGATCACGTCTCCATGAAACAAGAACTTGTGAAAGCACACCCGGCCAACAAGTTATTCAAGTCATTTACTAAGAAGCTAAGCAAGCTCCATTCCTTGTTCCGGATCAAAGATAAGCCTATAGGGGGCAAGCCTAGTTCTGAAAGTCGGTTTTTTTTCCAGAAGAGAAGACGTAATTCTGTGTCTTGA
- the LOC142545844 gene encoding BTB/POZ domain-containing protein At1g03010-like isoform X1: MGVVTVAELKPSISGKRPFRPSSSARNVTEWPISDVSSDLTIEVGTANFALHKFPLVSRSGRIRKLLLEVKDSKVSRLNLSGVPGGSQAFELAAKFCYGVNIEITLTNVAMLRCTAHFLEMVEEFSEKNLEFKTEVYLKDIVLPSISNSIYVLHNCENLLPISEEINLVNILIYSIANNACKEQLSSGLSKLEHNLPSKPSAENSADWWGKSLTMLSLDFFQRVLSAVKTKGLKQDIVCGILINYAQNSLHGLVVRNSQLVKGSISDLDLQKKQRVTIETAVGLLPSQSRKSSVPMAFLSSLLKSAVASSASTSCRTDLERRIGLQLDQAILEDILIPASSHGINHGPLYDVDSVLRIVSIFLNLDEDDDEDDHNQLRDESEMVYGFNSPGSPKQSSIIKVSKLLDSYLAEVALDSNLTPSKIIALAELLPDHARMVFDGLYRAVDIFLKVHPNIKDSERYRLCKTIDCQKLSQEACSHAAQNERLPVQIAVQVLYFEQIRLRNAMNGVGGHNQFFFGSMNGHQFPQRSGSGAGSGCISPRDNYASVRRENRELKLEVGRMRMRLTDLEKDHVSMKQELVKAHPANKLFKSFTKKLSKLHSLFRIKDKPIGGKPSSESRFFFQKRRRNSVS; this comes from the exons ATGGGTGTGGTTACGGTTGCTGAACTGAAGCCAAGTATATCAGGAAAGAGGCCATTTCGTCCTAGTTCAAGTGCAAGAAATGTTACTGAATG GCCGATATCTGATGTTTCCAGTGATCTAACCATTGAAGTTGGAACGGCAAATTTTGCTCTTCACAAA TTCCCTCTGGTTTCTCGAAGTGGTAGAATACGGAAATTATTGTTGGAAGTAAAAGATTCCAAAGTATCTAGGCTGAATCTCTCTGGTGTTCCTGGTGGATCACAGGCATTTGAGCTGGCTGCAAAGTTCTGTTATGGAGTAAACATCGAGATTACGCTAACAAACGTTGCTATGCTGCGGTGCACAGCACATTTTCTTGAAATGGTAGAAGAATTTTCGGAGAAAAATCTTGAATTCAAGACTGAAGTATACCTTAAGGATATTGTCCTCCCAAGTATATCAAACTCAATATATGTGCTTCATAACTGCGAAAATCTGTTACCGATATCTGAGGAGATTAATCTTgtcaatatattaatatattcgATTGCAAATAATGCATGTAAAGAGCAGCTAAGTTCAGGATTGTCTAAGCTGGAGCATAACTTACCATCAAAACCCAGCGCAGAAAATTCTGCAGATTGGTGGGGAAAGTCGCTCACGATGTTGAGCCTCGATTTTTTCCAAAGGGTTCTGTCAGCTGTCAAAACGAAGGGCTTGAAACAGGATATCGTATGTGGAATTTTGATAAATTATGCCCAGAACTCTCTTCATGGTCTCGTTGTCAGAAATTCTCAGTTAGTTAAAGGGAGTATCTCAGATCTCGATTTACAGAAGAAGCAACGAGTCACCATTGAAACGGCTGTCGGTTTACTACCATCCCAATCAAGAAAGAGCTCAGTTCCAATGGCGTTTCTTTCAAGTTTGTTGAAATCAGCAGTAGCATCATCGGCTTCCACATCATGCAGAACTGATCTTGAGCGGCGGATTGGTCTGCAATTGGACCAAGCAATTCTTGAAGATATTCTGATTCCTGCAAGTTCGCATGGAATCAACCACGGCCCCTTGTATGATGTAGATTCAGTCCTGAGGATTGTCTCAATTTTCTTGAATCTTGATGAGGATGATGACGAAGATGATCATAACCAGTTAAGGGATGAAAGTGAGATGGTCTATGGATTCAACAGCCCGGGATCGCCTAAACAAAGCTCGATCATTAAAGTCTCAAAACTGCTGGATAGTTATCTTGCAGAAGTTGCACTAGATTCAAACTTAACTCCATCAAAAATCATAGCACTTGCAGAATTACTTCCAGACCATGCTCGAATGGTATTCGATGGATTATACCGAGCTGTGGACATCTTTCTTAAG GTTCATCCAAACATAAAGGACTCGGAGAGATACAGGCTTTGTAAAACAATAGACTGCCAAAAACTCTCTCAGGAAGCCTGCAGCCATGCAGCTCAAAACGAACGGCTACCAGTGCAGATTGCAGTTCAAGTGCTATATTTTGAACAAATCAGATTAAGGAACGCCATGAATGGAGTCGGGGGGCACAACCAGTTTTTCTTTGGGTCAATGAACGGACATCAATTTCCCCAGCGTTCTGGTAGTGGTGCAGGAAGTGGATGCATATCACCTAGAGATAACTACGCTTCAGTCAGAAGGGAAAACCGTGAACTAAAGCTCGAAGTTGGAAGAATGAGAATGAGGCTAACCGATCTTGAAAAAGATCACGTCTCCATGAAACAAGAACTTGTGAAAGCACACCCGGCCAACAAGTTATTCAAGTCATTTACTAAGAAGCTAAGCAAGCTCCATTCCTTGTTCCGGATCAAAGATAAGCCTATAGGGGGCAAGCCTAGTTCTGAAAGTCGGTTTTTTTTCCAGAAGAGAAGACGTAATTCTGTGTCTTGA